The Drosophila mauritiana strain mau12 chromosome 2R, ASM438214v1, whole genome shotgun sequence genome has a segment encoding these proteins:
- the LOC117136870 gene encoding hypodermin-B, whose translation MANKHQYVAILMTLMAILSGAHRMKRLSTPEFHGEDTLELAKYVVSIRSRTPNKFFGDNHYCGGGLLSNQWVITAAHCVMGQSKIMYKARWLLVVAGSPHRLRYIPGKSVCSPVSSLYVPKNFTMHNTYNMALMKLQEKMPSNDPRIGFLHLPKEAPKIGIRHTVLGWGRMYFGGPLAVHIYQLDVVLMDNAVCKTYFRHYGDGMMCAGNNNWTIDAEPCSGDIGSPLLAGKVVVGIVAYPIGCGCTNIPSIYTDVFSGLRWIRQTAYDWASITKTNPTLMFILLYVLHSCLHRI comes from the exons ATGGCAAACAAACACCAATATGTAGCCATTTTAATGACACTGATGGCAATCCTTAGTGGAGCCCATCGGATGAAGCGTTTATCCACGCCCGAATTTCATGGAGAAGACACCCTCGAGTTGGCCAAGTACGTGGTGTCCATCAGATCGAGAACCCCAAACAAATTTTTTGGCGACAATCACTACTGCGGAGGAGGGCTACTATCCAACCAATGGGTGATAACTGCCGCCCATTGCGTCATGGG ACAATCCAAGATCATGTACAAGGCTCGATGGCTGCTGGTGGTGGCCGGATCCCCGCATAGACTGCGCTATATCCCCGGAAAATCGGTCTGTTCGCCAGTGTCCAGTCTGTACGTCCCAAAGAACTTCACCATGCACAACACCTACAACATGGCTCTAATGAAGCTTCAGGAGAAAATGCCCTCGAATGACCCACGAATCGGATTCCTTCATCTGCCGAAAGAGGCACCGAAAATCGGGATCAGGCACACAGTCCTCGGCTGGGGAAGGATGTATTTT GGCGGACCTTTGGCAGTGCACATATATCAATTGGACGTGGTTCTCATGGACAACGCGGTGTGCAAGACGTACTTCCGACACTACGGTGATGGAATGATGTGTGCTGGGAACAATAATTGGACAATAGACGCGGAACCGTGCAGCGGCGACATTGGATCCCCATTACTAGCCGGAAAGGTGGTTGTCGGCATAGTTGCCTATCCGATTGGCTGCGGTTGCACCAATATTCCGTCCATCTATACTGACGTATTTAGCGGCTTAAGGTGGATCAGGCAAACGGCATATGACTGGGCCAGCATCACTAAGACAAATCCAACTCTCATGTTCATACTGTTGTATGTACTTCATAGCTGCTTACATCGCATTTGA